A window of Paenibacillus polygoni contains these coding sequences:
- a CDS encoding ABC transporter substrate-binding protein yields the protein MLKKKFGTMMSIMLAASLTLAACSSGKETPPAADPGTSGETPPAASTEPFEMTLRHTQVGADKQRRLAILQDVIKKVEEEVEGASFTLDGVDSDVNRKEKLRGEMAAGNPPDIFDLFGSPDAKVYAKEGMLLNLTPILDELGISDKFSSLEPFIYEGNVYGLPIGGSGEGFFYNKEYYESKGWKAPTTFAELEQQLADIKADGKVPLAGASKAGWVPLMLTNHLWSRYAGSDVTNKFATGEAKWTDPAVVKAFGKYQEWVNNGYFKKGELGFEYAEYTTQFTSGEAILMYDGTWKSSVFKEGQSGEGLIGKVGFFNLPAVDGGAGDQTSLMRDVNNGYGFAASVAEDPQKLAAVKSFIKNLYNEEMQIRGLVEDGVLPAMKFDEEVLTKNITDDLMKEIVAVLNASETSFPAFDSLVQADVTTEISNIQIQKLIGGQTTPEKMAEDLQKVQEEANSAVE from the coding sequence ATGTTGAAGAAAAAGTTTGGTACGATGATGTCTATTATGCTTGCTGCATCACTAACTCTGGCTGCGTGTAGTAGTGGTAAAGAAACACCACCCGCTGCCGACCCAGGTACATCGGGGGAAACACCGCCGGCTGCTTCTACGGAACCTTTTGAAATGACACTGCGTCATACGCAAGTTGGGGCTGACAAGCAAAGACGTCTCGCCATTCTGCAAGATGTGATTAAAAAGGTAGAAGAAGAAGTTGAGGGGGCATCCTTTACACTCGATGGCGTGGACTCTGATGTAAACCGTAAAGAAAAACTGCGGGGAGAAATGGCGGCAGGAAACCCGCCAGATATTTTCGACCTTTTTGGAAGCCCCGATGCAAAAGTATATGCTAAAGAAGGAATGCTGCTTAACCTGACTCCAATTTTAGATGAGCTAGGCATCTCAGATAAGTTTTCATCGCTAGAACCGTTTATATATGAAGGAAACGTATATGGACTTCCTATCGGGGGATCCGGTGAAGGATTCTTCTATAACAAAGAGTACTATGAATCAAAAGGTTGGAAAGCGCCTACAACGTTCGCTGAGCTGGAACAACAGCTTGCAGATATTAAAGCAGACGGAAAAGTACCCCTTGCTGGTGCATCCAAAGCAGGATGGGTCCCGCTTATGCTGACTAACCATCTCTGGTCTCGCTACGCGGGTTCTGATGTGACAAACAAATTTGCAACCGGAGAAGCAAAATGGACTGATCCTGCGGTTGTCAAAGCTTTTGGAAAGTATCAGGAGTGGGTTAATAATGGATATTTCAAAAAAGGTGAACTTGGATTTGAATATGCTGAATACACGACTCAGTTTACTAGCGGTGAAGCGATTCTAATGTACGACGGTACCTGGAAATCTTCTGTATTTAAAGAAGGTCAATCCGGTGAAGGACTGATCGGAAAAGTAGGGTTCTTTAACTTACCTGCTGTTGATGGTGGAGCAGGGGACCAAACATCACTAATGCGTGATGTGAACAACGGTTATGGTTTTGCCGCTTCTGTAGCAGAAGATCCGCAAAAACTCGCAGCTGTAAAATCCTTTATCAAAAATCTCTACAATGAAGAGATGCAAATCAGAGGTCTGGTGGAGGATGGCGTACTGCCTGCGATGAAGTTTGATGAAGAGGTATTAACAAAAAATATTACGGATGATCTGATGAAAGAAATCGTAGCCGTACTCAATGCATCTGAAACCTCTTTCCCGGCATTTGATTCTCTTGTTCAGGCTGATGTGACGACGGAGATTAGTAATATCCAAATTCAAAAACTGATTGGTGGTCAAACGACTCCTGAAAAAATGGCAGAGGATCTGCAAAAAGTTCAGGAAGAAGCAAACTCAGCAGTTGAATAA
- the pflA gene encoding pyruvate formate-lyase-activating protein — translation MIKGHIHSLETFGTVDGPGIRFVLFMQGCHLKCQYCHNPDTWALDGGKTMTLEEVLSEIEPYLNYYKSSGGGLTVSGGEPTLQAGFVASLFQEVKKRWNLHTTLDSNGFNDMNRIEELIDATDLVLLDLKHFNDEKHKVLTGKSNERMLETARWLSDHGKKMWIRHVYVPGIHDDEEDLRNLGRFIGTLEGVEKFEILPYHQMGIYKWELLGKEYPLEGVPSPTQEEVDRAYRIIEEGRMESQNLRFSY, via the coding sequence ATGATAAAAGGACATATTCATTCATTGGAAACTTTCGGCACTGTCGATGGGCCAGGCATCCGCTTTGTGCTCTTTATGCAAGGCTGTCATCTTAAATGTCAGTATTGTCATAACCCGGATACGTGGGCACTTGACGGCGGGAAGACAATGACACTGGAAGAAGTTCTAAGTGAAATTGAGCCTTACTTGAATTACTATAAAAGTTCTGGCGGCGGTCTGACGGTCTCTGGTGGTGAACCAACACTTCAAGCTGGCTTTGTAGCAAGCCTTTTTCAAGAAGTGAAAAAACGTTGGAACCTTCATACCACACTGGATAGCAATGGATTCAATGATATGAACCGTATAGAAGAATTAATTGATGCAACGGATTTAGTTCTTCTTGATTTAAAACATTTCAATGATGAAAAGCATAAAGTGCTGACTGGAAAATCCAATGAACGGATGCTGGAGACAGCTCGCTGGTTATCAGATCATGGTAAGAAGATGTGGATTAGACATGTATACGTACCTGGTATTCATGATGATGAAGAAGATCTGCGTAACTTGGGACGATTTATCGGGACACTGGAAGGCGTCGAAAAGTTCGAGATTCTGCCTTATCACCAAATGGGTATTTATAAATGGGAACTTCTAGGCAAAGAGTATCCGCTCGAAGGAGTACCATCTCCAACACAGGAAGAAGTAGACCGTGCATACCGCATTATTGAAGAAGGACGTATGGAATCACAGAATCTTCGTTTTTCTTACTAA
- the pflB gene encoding formate C-acetyltransferase, which translates to MAVTEKEVQSVQSGWRNFQKGKWTKEVNVNDFLQKNLKPYEGNESFLAGATENTKALWEIVMDLTKKERENGGVLDVDVNTPSTIVSHKPGYLDKEKEQIVGVQTDAPFKRSIQPFGGIRMMVDACKAYGFELPQEIIDMFTTIRKTHNQGVFDAYTQEMRNARKAGIITGLPDAYGRGRIIGDYRRAALYGVDFLIQDKKRELNELEVDVIDEDIIRLREELSEQIRALQELKQLGEMHGFDISGPARNAKEAFQWVYFAYLAAIKEQNGAAMSLGRVSSFLDIYIERDLEEGTLTEQEAQELVDHFVMKLRIVKFLRTPDYNELFSGDPTWVTESIGGMGMDGKTRVTKNSFRFLHTLYNLGAAPEPNLTVLWSEQLPEGFKKYCAKVSIETSSIQYENDDLMRPIYGDDYGIACCVSAMRIGKQMQFFGARANLAKALLYAINGGVDEKLGMQVGPEYPAITSEVLNYDEVMKRFKPMMEWLAKLYMNTLNVIHYMHDKYSYERIEMALHDRDILRTMACGIAGLSVAADSLSAIKYAKVRPIRDERGIAVDFEIEGDFPCYGNNDDRVDQIAVELVESFMTMIRKHKAYRNAMPTQSILTITSNVVYGKKTGTTPDGRKAGEPFAPGANPMHGRDKKGALASLSSVAKLPYEHSLDGISNTFSIVPKALGKEEEIQKTNLTSMMDGYFGSGAHHLNVNVFNREQLIDAMEHPEDYPQLTVRVSGYAVNFIKLTKEQQLDVINRTFHGSM; encoded by the coding sequence ATGGCGGTAACCGAAAAAGAAGTGCAAAGTGTACAGTCGGGTTGGAGAAATTTTCAAAAAGGCAAATGGACAAAAGAAGTAAATGTAAATGACTTTCTACAAAAAAACTTGAAACCTTATGAAGGAAATGAAAGTTTCCTAGCAGGGGCTACTGAAAATACAAAAGCACTTTGGGAGATCGTAATGGATCTTACCAAAAAAGAAAGAGAAAATGGTGGAGTTCTCGATGTAGATGTTAATACACCTTCTACTATCGTTTCTCACAAACCAGGTTATCTTGATAAAGAGAAAGAACAGATTGTTGGGGTTCAAACGGATGCTCCGTTCAAACGTTCTATCCAACCTTTCGGCGGTATCCGCATGATGGTAGACGCTTGTAAAGCATATGGCTTCGAACTTCCGCAAGAAATTATTGATATGTTTACGACCATCCGTAAAACGCATAACCAAGGGGTATTTGATGCTTATACTCAAGAGATGAGAAATGCTCGTAAAGCAGGGATTATCACAGGTTTGCCAGATGCTTATGGCCGCGGTCGTATCATTGGTGACTACCGCAGAGCAGCACTTTACGGTGTGGATTTCCTGATTCAAGATAAAAAGAGAGAATTGAATGAACTTGAAGTTGATGTGATTGATGAAGATATCATCCGTCTTCGTGAAGAACTCTCAGAACAAATTCGCGCACTGCAAGAACTGAAACAACTGGGTGAAATGCACGGTTTCGATATCTCCGGCCCAGCACGTAATGCGAAAGAAGCTTTCCAATGGGTATACTTCGCTTACCTTGCAGCAATTAAAGAACAAAATGGTGCGGCAATGTCTCTTGGTCGTGTATCTTCCTTCCTTGATATCTACATTGAACGTGACCTGGAAGAAGGAACACTTACTGAGCAAGAAGCTCAAGAGCTTGTAGACCATTTTGTAATGAAACTTAGAATTGTTAAATTCCTGCGTACACCAGATTACAACGAACTGTTCAGTGGAGACCCAACATGGGTTACTGAATCCATCGGCGGTATGGGTATGGACGGAAAAACTCGCGTAACGAAAAACAGCTTCCGTTTCCTTCATACGCTTTATAACCTTGGTGCAGCTCCAGAGCCAAACTTAACTGTACTTTGGTCTGAACAACTGCCAGAAGGATTTAAAAAGTACTGTGCGAAAGTTTCCATTGAAACAAGTTCCATCCAATATGAAAATGATGATCTGATGCGTCCAATCTACGGGGACGATTATGGTATTGCATGCTGCGTATCCGCAATGCGTATTGGTAAACAAATGCAGTTCTTCGGCGCACGTGCAAACTTAGCAAAAGCACTTCTGTATGCAATTAACGGCGGTGTGGATGAAAAACTGGGTATGCAAGTTGGCCCTGAGTATCCTGCAATTACATCTGAAGTATTGAACTATGACGAAGTCATGAAACGTTTCAAACCAATGATGGAATGGCTGGCAAAACTTTACATGAACACACTAAATGTGATTCACTATATGCATGATAAATACAGCTACGAGCGTATTGAAATGGCACTGCATGATCGTGACATTCTGCGCACAATGGCTTGCGGTATCGCTGGACTTTCGGTTGCTGCTGACTCCCTCAGCGCAATTAAGTACGCTAAAGTTCGTCCAATCCGTGACGAGCGCGGTATTGCTGTTGATTTTGAAATCGAAGGCGACTTCCCTTGCTACGGTAACAACGATGATCGTGTAGACCAAATTGCTGTTGAACTGGTTGAATCGTTCATGACGATGATTCGTAAGCACAAAGCTTATCGTAATGCGATGCCTACGCAGTCCATTCTTACCATTACTTCTAACGTTGTATACGGTAAGAAAACAGGAACTACACCAGATGGACGTAAAGCAGGCGAACCGTTTGCACCAGGTGCTAACCCAATGCATGGACGTGATAAAAAAGGTGCGCTGGCAAGTCTTAGCTCGGTAGCAAAACTGCCATATGAGCACAGCTTAGATGGAATCTCTAACACATTCTCCATTGTTCCAAAAGCACTGGGTAAAGAAGAAGAAATTCAAAAAACAAACCTGACTTCCATGATGGACGGTTACTTTGGAAGTGGCGCGCATCACTTAAACGTTAACGTATTTAACCGCGAACAATTGATTGACGCAATGGAACATCCAGAAGATTATCCGCAGCTTACAGTTCGTGTATCCGGTTATGCGGTTAACTTCATCAAACTGACAAAAGAGCAGCAACTTGATGTTATTAACCGTACGTTCCACGGCAGTATGTAA
- the adhE gene encoding bifunctional acetaldehyde-CoA/alcohol dehydrogenase: MAVNKEEVTKEVTAKDYINEIVLKGKKALESFMELDQAAVDQIVQAMALAGLDQHMPLAKMAVEETGRGVYEDKIIKNIFATEYVYNGIKYDKTVGVIEDNEFENCQKIAEPVGVIMGITPVTNPTSTTMFKALIAIKTRNPIIFGFHPSAQNSSREAARILRDAAIKAGAPADCIQWIDEPSMEKTNELMNHPDIALILATGGGAMVKAAYSCGKPALGVGPGNVPCFIEKTADLKQAVNDLILSKSFDNGMICASEQAVIIEEPIYNEVKKLLIDNGCYFVTKEEVAKLTAGTIVAEKCAVNPKIVGQSAVKIAQMCGIHVPEGTKILIAEIDGVGPKFPLSAEKLSPVLACYKVKTADQGIDRAAEIVAFGGMGHSSVIHSNNDDVINRFADRLPTCRILVNSPSTHGAIGDIYNSNIPSLTLGCGSYGRNSTSSNVTAVNLINVKRVARRTVNMQWFKVPNKVYFEKGATQYLAKMPDISRILIVTDPMMVKLGYVEKVEHYLRQRRVPVAIEVFSDVEPDPSTTTVERGTELMNQFQPDCIIALGGGSPMDAAKAMWLFYEYPDTSFHNLKQKFMDIRKRIYKYPRLGQKAQFVAIPTTSGTGSEVTSFAVITDKNNGNTKYPLADYELTPDVAIVDPEFVYSLPRTAVADTGMDVLTHAIEAYVSVMANDYTDGLAIKAIQLVFEYLEASALTGDKLAREKMHNASTIAGMAFANAFLGINHSLAHKWGGQYHTAHGRTNAILLPHVIRYNAKKPTKFASFPKYSHFIADQRYAEIARILGLPASTTEEGVNSLIQAIRDLNKKLGIPESFQALGFDAKDFESRVDYLADRAFEDQCTTANPKLPLVTELADVYRNAFYGNFDK; encoded by the coding sequence ATGGCTGTTAATAAAGAAGAAGTAACAAAGGAAGTAACTGCCAAGGATTACATTAATGAAATCGTACTAAAAGGAAAGAAAGCTCTCGAATCTTTTATGGAACTCGATCAAGCTGCAGTCGACCAAATTGTTCAGGCTATGGCACTTGCTGGGCTGGATCAACACATGCCTTTAGCTAAGATGGCTGTAGAAGAAACGGGTCGCGGTGTTTATGAAGATAAAATCATTAAAAATATTTTCGCTACAGAATATGTTTATAACGGAATTAAATATGATAAGACAGTTGGTGTCATTGAGGACAATGAATTTGAAAACTGTCAAAAGATTGCAGAACCTGTTGGCGTGATCATGGGGATTACACCGGTAACGAATCCAACTTCTACGACAATGTTTAAAGCACTGATCGCTATTAAGACACGTAACCCAATTATCTTTGGTTTCCATCCATCTGCACAAAATTCAAGCCGTGAGGCTGCGCGTATTCTAAGAGATGCTGCAATTAAAGCAGGTGCGCCGGCAGATTGTATCCAGTGGATTGATGAACCTTCCATGGAAAAAACAAATGAACTTATGAATCATCCTGACATTGCGCTGATTCTTGCTACAGGTGGGGGAGCAATGGTAAAAGCAGCATACAGCTGCGGTAAACCTGCTCTTGGCGTAGGTCCTGGTAACGTCCCTTGCTTCATTGAAAAAACAGCTGACTTGAAACAAGCGGTGAATGATCTGATCTTGTCTAAATCTTTTGACAACGGAATGATCTGTGCTTCTGAGCAAGCAGTTATCATTGAAGAACCAATCTATAATGAAGTTAAAAAACTATTAATCGACAATGGATGTTATTTTGTAACGAAAGAAGAAGTAGCAAAACTTACCGCTGGAACAATTGTTGCTGAAAAATGTGCTGTGAATCCAAAAATTGTAGGACAGTCTGCTGTGAAGATTGCTCAAATGTGCGGAATCCATGTTCCAGAAGGAACTAAAATTCTTATTGCTGAAATTGACGGAGTTGGACCAAAATTCCCGCTTTCTGCAGAAAAACTCAGCCCTGTTCTTGCTTGTTACAAAGTAAAAACAGCGGATCAAGGTATTGATCGTGCAGCAGAAATCGTTGCTTTTGGCGGAATGGGTCACTCTTCGGTTATTCATTCTAATAATGATGATGTAATTAATCGTTTTGCAGATCGTCTGCCAACATGCCGTATTCTGGTGAATTCGCCTTCGACACATGGGGCAATCGGTGATATCTATAATTCTAATATTCCTTCGCTTACCCTCGGCTGCGGATCGTATGGTCGTAACTCGACTTCTTCTAACGTGACTGCAGTCAATCTAATTAACGTAAAAAGGGTGGCGCGGAGAACAGTGAATATGCAATGGTTTAAAGTTCCAAACAAAGTATACTTTGAAAAAGGTGCTACTCAGTATCTTGCCAAAATGCCGGATATTTCCCGTATTCTTATCGTAACCGATCCAATGATGGTAAAACTCGGTTATGTAGAAAAAGTAGAACACTACCTTCGTCAACGCCGTGTACCTGTCGCCATCGAAGTATTCTCTGATGTGGAGCCAGATCCATCGACAACAACGGTAGAACGCGGTACGGAACTCATGAATCAATTCCAACCTGACTGTATTATTGCTCTTGGCGGTGGTTCGCCAATGGATGCTGCCAAAGCAATGTGGCTGTTCTACGAGTACCCGGATACAAGTTTCCACAACTTAAAACAAAAATTCATGGATATTCGGAAACGGATCTACAAATATCCGCGTCTGGGACAAAAAGCACAGTTTGTAGCCATCCCAACGACTTCGGGTACGGGTTCTGAAGTAACTTCGTTTGCGGTTATTACTGATAAGAACAACGGTAATACGAAATATCCGCTGGCTGATTATGAACTTACACCTGATGTAGCCATAGTAGATCCTGAGTTCGTATACAGTTTGCCTAGAACAGCAGTTGCTGATACAGGAATGGATGTACTTACCCACGCAATTGAAGCATATGTATCAGTAATGGCAAATGATTATACAGATGGTCTTGCTATTAAAGCAATTCAGCTTGTGTTTGAATATCTCGAAGCATCTGCACTCACAGGGGATAAATTGGCCAGAGAAAAAATGCATAACGCATCGACGATTGCAGGTATGGCATTTGCGAATGCATTCCTTGGAATTAACCACTCCCTTGCTCATAAATGGGGAGGACAGTACCACACGGCCCATGGACGTACGAATGCAATCTTGTTACCGCACGTTATTCGTTATAATGCGAAGAAACCAACGAAATTTGCATCTTTCCCTAAATATTCGCACTTTATTGCGGATCAGCGTTATGCTGAGATTGCAAGAATATTGGGATTACCTGCAAGCACAACAGAAGAAGGGGTAAACAGCTTGATTCAAGCTATTCGAGATCTAAATAAAAAACTCGGTATCCCTGAATCTTTCCAAGCACTTGGTTTTGATGCTAAAGATTTCGAATCGCGTGTAGATTATTTGGCGGATCGCGCTTTTGAAGACCAATGTACAACAGCTAATCCGAAGTTGCCTCTGGTAACAGAACTCGCTGATGTGTACCGTAACGCTTTCTATGGTAATTTTGATAAATAA
- a CDS encoding Crp/Fnr family transcriptional regulator yields the protein MMTYTNVLEKTEGNTNCFSKENLNRLFDSMKERTFPQGSHLFWEGDTADKLFYIKKGRIKVTKSTDEGKELIMYIHQDGDMTGHADPFFSSRHSFSAEALEESEVGIIETADLELLIGLYGDFAIDFMKWMGIYHRITQTKFRDLMMYGKQGALCSTLIRLGNTYGEQLADGSIRINKKLTHTDLSNMIGATRESVNRMLGELRKKGSLAYEGGYIIIRELNSLREICRCEQCPIEICRI from the coding sequence ATGATGACTTATACAAATGTATTAGAAAAGACCGAAGGAAATACCAATTGTTTTTCCAAAGAGAATTTGAACCGCCTTTTTGACTCCATGAAGGAACGTACTTTCCCCCAAGGGTCTCATCTTTTCTGGGAAGGAGACACTGCAGATAAACTCTTCTATATAAAGAAGGGGCGGATCAAAGTCACTAAATCAACAGATGAAGGTAAAGAACTCATCATGTACATCCATCAAGATGGAGATATGACAGGTCATGCAGATCCCTTCTTCTCAAGTCGGCACAGCTTCTCTGCAGAAGCGCTTGAGGAAAGTGAAGTCGGTATTATTGAAACTGCTGATCTTGAGTTATTAATTGGGTTATACGGTGACTTCGCAATTGACTTTATGAAATGGATGGGAATCTACCACCGTATTACACAGACTAAATTTCGTGATCTTATGATGTATGGTAAACAGGGAGCTCTATGTTCTACACTGATTCGTCTCGGCAATACTTATGGTGAGCAACTAGCCGATGGAAGTATCCGCATTAATAAGAAATTGACACATACGGACCTCTCTAACATGATTGGAGCTACTAGAGAAAGCGTAAACCGAATGCTCGGGGAGCTTCGAAAAAAAGGTTCTCTTGCTTATGAAGGTGGCTACATTATCATTAGAGAACTAAATTCTCTCCGTGAAATTTGCAGATGTGAACAATGCCCCATTGAAATCTGCCGTATTTAA
- a CDS encoding winged helix-turn-helix transcriptional regulator, with product MENPHLKMCPRFETAFSFLGKRWNGLIIKTLLDGPKRFKDISNLIPQMSDKMLSERMKDLEAEGILTRHVYPETPVRIEYELTEKGKALNPVMSQIQNWAEEWID from the coding sequence ATGGAGAATCCACATCTTAAGATGTGTCCAAGGTTCGAAACTGCTTTTTCTTTTCTCGGTAAAAGGTGGAACGGACTAATTATTAAAACATTGTTAGACGGGCCTAAACGGTTTAAAGATATTTCCAATCTCATTCCACAGATGAGTGACAAGATGCTTTCTGAGCGAATGAAAGATTTAGAAGCAGAAGGTATACTAACACGCCATGTTTATCCGGAGACTCCAGTTCGTATTGAATATGAACTTACAGAGAAGGGGAAAGCATTAAATCCAGTCATGTCCCAGATTCAAAACTGGGCTGAAGAATGGATTGACTAG
- a CDS encoding ThuA domain-containing protein — translation MVNVTIWNEFVHEKIHDEAKEVYPEGIHKVLADGLAGEGYAIRTATLDQPEHGLTDDVLNTTDVLIWWGHMAHDRVNDQVVSKVVKRVLDGMGFIVLHSGHFSKPFKALMGTSCDLKWREAKEQEIIWCVNPNHPIAEGIESHILLEHEEMYGEFFDIPTPDELIFLSNFAGGEVFRSGCTFKRGEGKIFYFRPGHETYPTYYNPQVMKVISNSIRWAHPTPHTKPVYGYSEPVRPLGDILV, via the coding sequence ATGGTTAACGTCACGATTTGGAATGAATTTGTCCATGAGAAAATTCATGATGAGGCTAAAGAAGTTTATCCGGAAGGAATTCATAAAGTGCTTGCTGATGGTCTAGCGGGTGAGGGATACGCCATTCGCACGGCTACACTCGATCAACCTGAGCATGGATTAACCGATGATGTTCTAAATACGACAGATGTACTGATCTGGTGGGGACACATGGCACATGATCGAGTAAATGATCAGGTTGTTAGTAAAGTGGTAAAACGGGTATTAGACGGCATGGGATTCATCGTACTTCATTCGGGACACTTTTCTAAGCCTTTTAAAGCCTTGATGGGAACTTCTTGCGATCTCAAGTGGCGGGAAGCAAAAGAACAAGAAATTATTTGGTGTGTGAATCCGAATCACCCCATTGCAGAAGGAATTGAAAGTCATATCCTACTGGAACATGAAGAAATGTATGGTGAGTTTTTTGATATTCCTACACCAGACGAACTTATTTTCCTGAGTAACTTTGCAGGCGGCGAAGTATTTAGAAGTGGATGTACTTTTAAGCGGGGCGAAGGTAAAATTTTCTACTTCCGTCCGGGTCATGAGACATATCCAACCTATTACAATCCGCAAGTAATGAAGGTCATCAGCAATTCTATAAGATGGGCTCATCCTACTCCGCACACCAAACCGGTGTATGGTTACAGCGAACCAGTGAGACCGTTAGGAGATATTCTTGTTTAA
- a CDS encoding sugar phosphate isomerase/epimerase family protein produces MKLGVFAVLFGDRSLEEALDYIASQGLGAIEIGTGGNPGDAHCKPAELLENETKLKEFKKAVESRGLTISALSCHGNPLHPQKDIAKKFHDDFVNSVKLAEKLEVPVVNTFSGLPGDHEDAKYPNWPVAPWPNDFQEVLKWQWENKLIPYWTEWGKFASDHQVKVGLELHGGFSVHTPATLLRLREAAGEVIGANLDPSHMWWQGIDPVEAIKILGREGAIHHFHAKDTTIDPVNVNMYGLTDMQSYTNMQTRAWQFRTVGYGHDIKTWADIISALRLVGYDYVVSIEHEDGLMSIEEGFSKAVHNLKQVLIEEPIGDMWWV; encoded by the coding sequence ATGAAATTAGGCGTATTCGCTGTACTTTTTGGTGACAGAAGTTTGGAAGAAGCACTCGACTATATCGCTTCTCAGGGACTCGGTGCAATTGAGATCGGCACAGGCGGAAATCCAGGGGACGCACATTGTAAACCAGCAGAACTTCTAGAGAATGAGACGAAGTTAAAAGAATTTAAAAAAGCTGTTGAATCTCGTGGTTTAACCATCAGTGCACTAAGCTGTCATGGAAATCCGCTTCATCCGCAGAAAGATATCGCTAAGAAATTTCATGATGACTTTGTAAATTCGGTAAAACTTGCTGAAAAACTCGAAGTACCCGTTGTTAACACCTTCTCTGGATTGCCGGGTGATCATGAAGATGCTAAATATCCAAACTGGCCTGTAGCGCCTTGGCCAAATGACTTCCAAGAAGTATTGAAATGGCAGTGGGAGAACAAACTGATACCTTACTGGACAGAATGGGGAAAATTTGCATCTGATCATCAGGTTAAAGTTGGTCTTGAACTGCATGGCGGATTTTCAGTACACACACCAGCCACTTTGCTTCGTTTGCGTGAAGCAGCTGGAGAAGTGATCGGAGCTAACCTGGATCCGTCTCACATGTGGTGGCAAGGAATTGATCCGGTAGAGGCGATCAAGATTCTTGGACGCGAGGGCGCAATTCACCATTTCCATGCGAAAGATACAACAATAGATCCAGTTAACGTAAATATGTATGGTCTGACTGATATGCAGTCTTATACAAATATGCAGACTCGTGCTTGGCAGTTCCGTACGGTTGGATACGGTCATGATATAAAAACGTGGGCAGATATTATAAGTGCCCTTAGACTTGTAGGTTACGATTATGTTGTCAGCATTGAGCACGAAGATGGCTTGATGTCTATTGAAGAAGGTTTTTCAAAAGCCGTCCACAATCTCAAACAGGTTCTAATTGAAGAGCCGATTGGCGATATGTGGTGGGTGTAA